One Oryza sativa Japonica Group chromosome 8, ASM3414082v1 DNA window includes the following coding sequences:
- the LOC4344475 gene encoding putative methylesterase 14, chloroplastic, which yields MGNAFRCMSRKEHRGGGGAAVSRSKRMGSARSGRGGGGGKLTPAEEELLHRQALAMAIHQHLDAGGSMSRRIDAGGSMSRRIGPGSTSSRRRGDLPDSVTGAKPVQIVLENLETKKIVLVHGEGFGAWCWYKTISLLEEAGLDPIALDLTGSGIDNADTNSIATLADYSKPLIDYLNKLPENEKVILVGHSCGGASVSYALEQCPKKISKAIFLTATMVKDGQRPFDVFSEELASADVFLQESQLLIYGNGKDKPPTGLMFDKQQIKGLYFNTSPSKDTVLAAVSMRPIPLAPIMEKLSLTPENYGTVPRYFIQTLDDRMLSPDVQEKLVRENPPDGIFKIKGGDHCPFFSKPQSLNKILLEIAQIQAPTALLPGKAKTEAIEATEAKTEEEKTEKLS from the exons ATGGGGAACGCGTTCCGGTGCATGTCGCGCAAGgagcaccgcggcggcggcggcgcggcggtgtcgCGGAGCAAGCGGATGGGGAGCGCGCGGTcggggcgcggcggtggcggcgggaagCTGACgcccgcggaggaggagctcctGCACCGGCAGGCGCTGGCCATGGCCATCCACCAGcacctcgacgccggcggctcCATGTCGCGCCGCATCGACGCCGGCGGCTCCATGTCCCGCCGCATCGGCCCTGGCTCCACCAGctcacgccgccgcggcgacctcCCGGACTCCGTCACCGGTGCCAAGCCC GTCCAAATCGTTTTAGAGAACTTAGAAACCAAGAAAATTGTTCTTGTTCATGGAGAAGGGTTTGGTGCTTGGTGTTGGTACAAGACCATTTCTCTCTTGGAGGAAGCTGGTCTTGATCCTATTGCCTTAGATCTCACAGGTTCTGGTATAGACAATGCTGACACAAACAGCATAGCTACATTAGCAGATTACTCCAAGCCCTTAATCGACTACCTCAATAAACTTCCTGAGAATGAGAAG GTTATTTTGGTCGGCCATAGTTGTGGAGGTGCAAGTGTGTCATATGCGTTAGAACAATGCCCCAAAAAGATATCAAAGGCTATATTTCTTACCGCTACAATGGTAAAAGATGGCCAGAGGCCCTTTGACGTGTTCTCTGAGGAA CTCGCATCTGCAGATGTTTTCTTGCAAGAATCACAGCTTTTAATTTACGGAAATGGTAAGGACAAGCCTCCTACTGGGCTCATGTTTGACAAACAGCAGATCAAGGGGCTATATTTCAACACCAGTCCTTCCAAG GATACCGTGCTGGCTGCAGTGTCCATGAGGCCCATCCCTCTAGCCCCAATCATGGAGAAGCTCTCCCTCACCCCAGAAAACTATGGCACCGTCCCACGCTACTTCATCCAGACGCTCGATGATCGAATGCTCTCGCCTGATGTCCAGGAGAAGCTGGTCAGGGAGAACCCGCCCGACGGGATCTTCAAGATAAAGGGTGGCGACCATTGCCCCTTCTTCTCGAAGCCGCAATCCCTCAACAAGATCTTGCTTGAGATCGCTCAGATTCAAGCTCCGACGGCGCTGCTCCCAGGCAAGGCGAAGACGGAGGCGATAGAGGCAACAGAGGCTAAGACAGAAGAAGAGAAAACTGAGAAATTATCATGA